The following proteins are co-located in the Brachybacterium sacelli genome:
- a CDS encoding SIS domain-containing protein: MTSATETELRSQPQTWRRALDLLEQVRDLLPRPGERVLAIGCGTSWFMATAYAALREAAGQGVTDAATATEIPTGRDYDRVVALSRSGTTTEIIEVLAATAAPSVLLTAVAGGPAAAHADSEIVLDFADESSVVQTRFATTALALLRASLGDDLGAALTDAETVLATEPDPTWVAADQVTFLGTGWTKALADEAALKLREATRSWSESYFAMEYRHGPIAIAEPGRLVHLFGAAPAGLEAQVTETGATWVSTASDPLAQLVAVHLWALRRAERHGLDPDRPRHLSRAVHLGS, from the coding sequence ATGACCAGCGCCACCGAGACCGAACTCCGCTCCCAGCCCCAGACCTGGCGTCGAGCCCTCGACCTCCTGGAGCAGGTCCGTGACCTGCTGCCCCGTCCCGGGGAGAGGGTGCTCGCCATCGGCTGCGGCACCTCCTGGTTCATGGCGACGGCCTACGCCGCCCTGCGCGAGGCAGCCGGCCAGGGCGTCACCGACGCCGCCACGGCCACCGAGATCCCCACGGGACGCGACTACGACCGCGTCGTGGCGCTGTCCCGTTCCGGGACCACCACGGAGATCATCGAGGTGCTGGCGGCGACCGCGGCTCCCTCGGTGCTGCTCACCGCCGTCGCCGGCGGGCCCGCCGCCGCCCACGCCGACTCCGAGATCGTCCTCGACTTCGCGGACGAGTCCTCCGTGGTCCAGACCCGCTTCGCCACCACGGCCCTGGCCCTGCTGCGCGCCTCCCTCGGGGACGACCTCGGCGCGGCCCTCACCGACGCCGAGACGGTGCTGGCGACGGAGCCGGACCCCACGTGGGTCGCGGCCGACCAGGTGACGTTCCTGGGCACGGGATGGACCAAGGCACTGGCCGACGAGGCCGCGCTGAAGTTGCGCGAGGCGACCAGGTCCTGGTCCGAGTCGTACTTCGCGATGGAGTACCGGCACGGCCCCATCGCGATCGCCGAGCCGGGCCGACTCGTCCATCTTTTCGGCGCCGCCCCGGCAGGGCTCGAGGCGCAGGTCACCGAGACCGGGGCCACCTGGGTCTCCACGGCGTCGGATCCTCTCGCGCAACTGGTCGCCGTGCACTTGTGGGCGCTCCGGCGTGCCGAGCGGCACGGCCTGGACCCGGACCGGCCGCGGCATCTCAGCCGCGCCGTCCATCTGGGCTCATGA
- a CDS encoding DeoR/GlpR family DNA-binding transcription regulator produces MARAESGRDGASITTGVRGRRRRLDLVLDMVLERGHLAVDDLVSELGSSPATARRDLDALADQQLVVRTHGGASANPDSSSLPMRYRAARHAAAKEAIATAAVDLAAPSGVIGLNGGTTTTALAHELAARASFRDAERPTVLVTNAVNIAQELAVRRHLQLVVTGGIVRESSFELVGRWAEQLLGQIRLDILFLGVNAVNAADGACTHDESEAAISARLIERSSRVVVVADGTKIGATAFARIARMDQIDDLVTDPSADPSLLEELRGAGVAVHVAGRAASRDEEAEG; encoded by the coding sequence ATGGCGCGAGCGGAGTCGGGACGCGACGGCGCGTCGATCACCACGGGGGTGCGCGGCAGGCGGCGACGCCTGGATCTCGTGCTCGACATGGTGCTCGAGCGCGGCCATCTCGCGGTGGACGATCTGGTCTCCGAGCTCGGGTCCTCCCCGGCGACCGCACGTCGCGACCTCGATGCGCTCGCCGACCAGCAGCTCGTGGTCCGGACCCACGGCGGGGCCTCCGCGAACCCCGATTCGAGCTCCTTGCCGATGAGATATCGCGCCGCCCGCCATGCCGCCGCCAAGGAGGCGATCGCCACCGCGGCGGTGGACCTGGCCGCGCCGAGCGGCGTGATCGGTCTGAACGGCGGCACCACCACCACCGCGCTCGCCCATGAGCTGGCCGCCCGCGCGTCCTTCCGTGACGCGGAACGCCCGACGGTGCTGGTCACCAACGCGGTGAACATCGCGCAGGAGCTCGCGGTCCGCCGTCATCTGCAGCTCGTGGTCACCGGCGGCATCGTGCGCGAATCCAGCTTCGAGCTGGTGGGCAGATGGGCCGAGCAGCTCCTCGGACAGATCCGGCTCGACATCCTCTTCCTCGGGGTCAACGCGGTCAATGCCGCCGACGGCGCCTGCACCCACGACGAGTCCGAGGCCGCCATCAGCGCCCGGCTCATCGAGCGCTCCTCCCGGGTGGTCGTCGTCGCCGACGGCACGAAGATCGGCGCCACCGCCTTCGCGCGCATCGCGCGGATGGATCAGATCGACGACCTGGTCACCGATCCGTCGGCGGATCCGAGCCTGCTCGAGGAGCTGCGAGGCGCCGGGGTCGCCGTCCACGTCGCCGGCCGTGCGGCCTCGCGGGACGAGGAGGCCGAGGGCTGA
- a CDS encoding TetR/AcrR family transcriptional regulator: MPRPTRTTPKGAEARARVITEATRVFSRDGYRAGSLSRIAEAAGLTQQGLLHYFPNKAALLLAVVAERERSTAEHLERTSGSRSVLDRFVEAVEHNIEEPYLVELMTVLSAESTDPDHPTHAWFLQRYDDLVARLAAGVLEEQRSGRWAGGAEPEQAARTLVGLADGLRLQRLLGHPELDHAALLRTHLQAMRIGGTTP; the protein is encoded by the coding sequence ATGCCACGACCGACACGGACCACCCCCAAGGGCGCCGAGGCGCGGGCTCGCGTGATCACCGAGGCCACCCGCGTCTTCTCCCGCGACGGCTACCGCGCCGGTTCCCTGAGCAGGATCGCCGAGGCCGCAGGGCTCACCCAGCAAGGGCTGCTCCACTACTTCCCGAACAAGGCGGCGCTGCTGCTGGCGGTGGTCGCCGAGCGAGAGCGGAGCACGGCCGAGCATCTCGAGCGGACCTCGGGCAGCCGCTCGGTCCTGGACCGCTTCGTCGAGGCGGTCGAGCACAACATCGAGGAGCCGTACCTGGTCGAGCTGATGACCGTGCTGTCCGCGGAGAGCACGGATCCGGACCATCCGACGCACGCCTGGTTCCTCCAACGCTACGACGACCTGGTCGCGCGGCTGGCCGCGGGCGTCCTCGAGGAGCAGCGGTCAGGTCGCTGGGCGGGCGGGGCCGAGCCGGAGCAGGCGGCGCGCACGCTGGTCGGCCTGGCCGACGGGCTACGCCTGCAGCGGCTCCTCGGCCATCCGGAGCTGGATCACGCGGCCCTGCTCAGGACCCACCTCCAGGCGATGCGCATCGGGGGGACGACCCCCTGA
- a CDS encoding carbohydrate ABC transporter permease has protein sequence MAQAAPRTRAPRSAPGARGDRLAAVVMLAPNILGFSLFLGVPILASLVLSLFDADGFGSYDFVGLSNYGRMLSDPLFGQSLLVTCLYVLGMVPGVFVASLALALLMNSRLPMRGLLRAAFFLPHVVSLVVIGLVWRFLLVDKVGIVHQVLAPLGLSGISWLGDTRFALLTVLVVSIWFYMGYYMIIFLAGLGDIPTEYYDAATMDGASAIARFRHITWPQLRPTSFFVLVVSTVAAVSGAQAFDLIYVMTQGGPANATSLGMFYIYQQAFQFNNYGYASAMSATVVAFLVVVTGALFALTRAGRFDDA, from the coding sequence ATGGCCCAGGCCGCTCCGCGAACCCGTGCGCCCCGCTCGGCGCCCGGCGCCCGGGGAGACCGCCTCGCCGCCGTGGTGATGCTGGCGCCGAACATCCTCGGTTTCAGTCTGTTCCTCGGGGTCCCGATCCTCGCGAGCCTCGTGCTCAGCCTCTTCGACGCCGACGGGTTCGGCTCCTACGACTTCGTCGGACTGTCCAACTACGGGCGCATGCTCAGCGACCCCCTGTTCGGGCAGAGTCTCCTGGTGACCTGCCTGTACGTCCTGGGCATGGTCCCCGGAGTGTTCGTGGCGAGCCTCGCCCTCGCCCTGCTGATGAACAGCCGCCTCCCGATGCGCGGGCTGCTGCGCGCCGCGTTCTTCCTGCCCCACGTGGTGAGCCTGGTGGTGATCGGGCTGGTGTGGCGATTCCTGCTCGTGGACAAGGTCGGGATCGTCCACCAGGTGCTGGCACCGCTCGGTCTCTCGGGGATCTCCTGGCTCGGTGACACGCGGTTCGCCCTGCTGACCGTGCTCGTGGTGAGCATCTGGTTCTACATGGGCTACTACATGATCATCTTCCTGGCCGGGCTGGGAGACATCCCCACGGAGTACTACGACGCGGCGACGATGGACGGCGCCTCGGCGATCGCCCGGTTCCGCCACATCACCTGGCCGCAGCTGCGTCCGACCAGCTTCTTCGTGCTCGTGGTCTCGACGGTCGCCGCCGTGAGCGGCGCGCAGGCCTTCGACCTCATCTACGTGATGACCCAGGGAGGACCCGCGAACGCCACCTCCCTGGGGATGTTCTACATCTACCAGCAGGCCTTCCAGTTCAACAACTACGGCTACGCCTCGGCGATGTCGGCCACCGTCGTCGCCTTCCTGGTGGTCGTGACAGGTGCCCTGTTCGCCCTGACCAGGGCCGGGAGGTTCGACGATGCGTAG
- a CDS encoding carbohydrate ABC transporter permease: protein MRRVRRAALLVVAILLALLTAAPILLMVSSAFKQPEAVFDARLLPAQPTWENFRYVFATVPFARYLANSFLLATVVTVVSMAFHSMSAFALARLEFPGRDKIFFAFFSTILVSMPMVIVPLFMVVRELGLLNTLPGVAAPMIFQGFALFLLRQFYLSMPGELEESARLDGCGPFRVFLRIALPLSRPILAALAIFVFLGAWNAFLWPLTTTSDESRWVVQVGINALQGEHAGAWNYILAGATVATVPTLGLFLVFQRQIIESIKTTGLK from the coding sequence ATGCGTAGAGTCCGCCGAGCTGCCCTGCTCGTGGTCGCCATCCTGCTCGCCCTGCTCACGGCGGCACCCATCCTGCTCATGGTCTCCAGCGCGTTCAAGCAGCCCGAGGCGGTGTTCGACGCCCGCCTCCTCCCGGCACAGCCGACCTGGGAGAACTTCCGCTACGTCTTCGCCACGGTGCCCTTCGCCCGCTACCTAGCCAACAGCTTCCTGCTGGCCACGGTCGTGACCGTGGTCTCGATGGCCTTCCACTCGATGTCGGCCTTCGCGCTGGCGCGGCTGGAGTTCCCCGGGCGGGACAAGATCTTCTTCGCCTTCTTCTCGACGATCCTGGTGTCGATGCCGATGGTCATCGTGCCGCTGTTCATGGTGGTCCGCGAGCTCGGCCTGCTGAACACCCTGCCCGGGGTGGCCGCGCCCATGATCTTCCAGGGCTTCGCCCTGTTCCTCCTGCGGCAGTTCTACCTGTCGATGCCCGGGGAGCTCGAGGAATCGGCGCGGCTGGACGGATGCGGACCGTTCCGCGTCTTCCTGCGGATCGCGCTGCCGCTGAGCCGCCCCATCCTCGCCGCCCTCGCGATCTTCGTCTTCCTCGGAGCCTGGAACGCCTTCCTCTGGCCGCTCACGACCACCAGCGACGAGTCGCGATGGGTGGTCCAGGTCGGGATCAACGCCCTGCAGGGCGAGCACGCCGGTGCCTGGAACTACATCCTGGCGGGCGCCACCGTCGCCACTGTCCCGACGCTCGGGCTGTTCCTGGTCTTCCAGCGCCAGATCATCGAATCCATCAAGACGACCGGCCTGAAATGA
- a CDS encoding sulfatase family protein: protein MSTTTPRTPTTPSPAPNIVLIFMDDMGYGDLSCTGSSLIRTPRMDSVAEQGITFTQMYSAAPTCTPSRAALLTGRYAQRVGLPRVIFPEEPEGLSHEEVTFAEMLGQQGYACGAFGKWHLGARREHSPLRHGFDRFVGLPYSNDMHPVVLHVDDEVEEDVDQSTLTRRYTDEAMDFIDEHREGPFLVYLPHTMPHIPLHVEEGFRGTSAAGTYGDVIECLDHHVGRLLDHLEDRGLAENTLVMITSDNGPWFEGSTGGLRGRKIDTYEGGIRMPFLARWPARIDAGSVCTTPACFIDLMPTLATLTGADCPEDRPLDGVDITDCLLGGEVPERPLFFFSHWHLNAVRRGRWKLHVDRFPTKDLRELPQLFDLEADPGENYNLASLYPQVLDELHRCVEDFGAEISAQQGQAEQRARA from the coding sequence ATGTCCACCACGACCCCCCGCACCCCCACGACCCCTTCTCCGGCTCCGAACATCGTGCTGATCTTCATGGACGACATGGGGTACGGCGATCTGAGCTGCACCGGCTCGAGCCTGATCCGCACCCCGCGCATGGACTCCGTCGCCGAGCAGGGCATCACTTTTACCCAGATGTACTCGGCCGCGCCCACCTGCACGCCCTCGCGCGCGGCGCTGCTCACGGGACGCTACGCGCAGCGGGTGGGGCTGCCCCGGGTGATCTTCCCCGAGGAGCCCGAAGGTCTCTCCCACGAGGAGGTGACCTTCGCGGAGATGCTCGGGCAGCAGGGCTACGCCTGCGGGGCCTTCGGCAAATGGCATCTCGGGGCGCGCAGGGAGCACTCCCCGCTGCGCCACGGCTTCGACCGCTTCGTCGGCCTGCCCTACAGCAATGACATGCATCCCGTCGTCCTCCACGTCGACGACGAGGTGGAGGAGGACGTCGACCAGTCGACCCTGACCCGGCGGTACACGGACGAGGCGATGGACTTCATCGACGAGCACCGCGAGGGGCCCTTCCTCGTCTACCTCCCGCACACGATGCCCCACATCCCGCTGCACGTCGAAGAGGGATTCCGGGGCACCTCGGCCGCCGGCACCTACGGAGACGTCATCGAGTGCCTGGACCATCACGTCGGTCGACTCCTGGATCATCTCGAGGACCGCGGACTGGCGGAGAACACGCTGGTGATGATCACCAGCGACAACGGTCCCTGGTTCGAAGGCAGCACCGGTGGGCTGCGCGGCCGCAAGATCGACACCTACGAAGGTGGGATCAGGATGCCGTTCCTGGCCCGGTGGCCGGCACGGATCGACGCGGGCAGCGTCTGCACCACCCCGGCCTGCTTCATCGACCTGATGCCCACGCTGGCGACCCTGACCGGCGCCGACTGCCCCGAGGACCGTCCGTTGGACGGGGTCGACATCACCGACTGCCTGCTCGGTGGGGAGGTCCCGGAGCGTCCGCTGTTCTTCTTCAGCCACTGGCACCTCAACGCCGTGCGCCGGGGGCGCTGGAAGCTGCACGTGGACCGCTTCCCGACCAAGGACCTGCGCGAGCTGCCCCAGCTGTTCGACCTCGAGGCCGATCCGGGGGAGAACTACAACCTGGCCTCGCTGTATCCCCAGGTGCTGGACGAGCTGCACCGCTGCGTGGAGGACTTCGGTGCAGAGATCTCCGCGCAGCAGGGACAGGCCGAGCAGAGGGCC